TTAATAGGTCTTAAAACGACTATTAAAACTTTTTTTCAAAAACCCGTAACGTTTCAGTATCCAAAGGAGCATCTAAGGATAGCCGAAAGATTCAGGGCTTTTCCTCATCTTAACGTTAACGGCGACGGCTCTTTAAGATGCGTAGCTTGTATTTTATGCGAGACCGTCTGTCCGTCCGAAGCGATAAAAATAAAAACCGGTTACGTGGACTACGGATTAGAACACGAACTTACGGAAAGGCAAAAACATAATCACAGTTTAGACAATTTAAAACAAGGAATTTACAATGACGGAAGACGTCATCCGTCTTCATTTGAAATCGATTTATTAAGATGTATCTGTTGCGGTTACTGCGAAGAAATATGTCCCGAGGAAGCTATCAGTCTTGGAAC
The DNA window shown above is from Candidatus Acidulodesulfobacterium acidiphilum and carries:
- a CDS encoding NADH-quinone oxidoreductase subunit I, yielding LIGLKTTIKTFFQKPVTFQYPKEHLRIAERFRAFPHLNVNGDGSLRCVACILCETVCPSEAIKIKTGYVDYGLEHELTERQKHNHSLDNLKQGIYNDGRRHPSSFEIDLLRCICCGYCEEICPEEAISLGTDYEVAFYTRDEGIYGIDKLIKSR